In Pseudoalteromonas piratica, the following proteins share a genomic window:
- a CDS encoding winged helix-turn-helix transcriptional regulator: MAKRSLCPISNVLDHLGDKWSLLILRDLIFFNKHSYSELQHSEEKMATNILSSRLEKLESVGLISKQTAQNDKRKKLYTLTQAGKDTLPILLEMIVWSSKHGKGLNLPAQVLERMKNDREGLINDLLANIKSAS, encoded by the coding sequence ATGGCTAAACGATCACTTTGCCCTATTTCTAATGTATTGGATCACCTTGGTGATAAATGGAGCTTATTAATCCTTAGGGATTTGATTTTTTTCAATAAACACTCTTACTCTGAGCTACAACACTCTGAAGAGAAAATGGCAACGAATATCTTGTCGAGTAGATTAGAAAAACTTGAAAGTGTTGGTTTAATTAGCAAGCAAACAGCGCAAAATGATAAGCGAAAAAAGCTCTATACACTTACTCAAGCGGGTAAGGATACCTTACCAATATTGCTCGAAATGATTGTTTGGAGTAGTAAGCATGGAAAAGGTTTGAACCTACCAGCGCAGGTTTTAGAGCGAATGAAAAATGATCGTGAAGGATTAATAAATGACTTGCTGGCAAATATTAAAAGCGCATCTTAG
- a CDS encoding LysE family translocator, with protein sequence MDYLLAVALFAISSSVTPGPNNIMVMTSGVNFGVQKSLPLLLGICIGFSLMLLVVGFGFAQLFTHYPMLHFIIKCIGVGYLLYLAWLIAKSSSELKSDTQTKPFSFMKGALFQWVNAKAWIVATGAIAAFTSSGGDLVSQQMIISLTFFFVSFPCVGVWLLFGSLLQNALNSAAQRRVFNLSMAGLLVLSVLPVMHEIITQLFW encoded by the coding sequence ATGGATTATTTACTGGCTGTTGCACTTTTTGCCATTTCATCATCAGTAACGCCCGGACCGAATAACATCATGGTGATGACATCAGGGGTGAATTTTGGTGTTCAAAAAAGCTTGCCACTGTTGTTAGGCATTTGTATTGGTTTTAGTTTAATGCTGCTAGTGGTAGGGTTTGGCTTCGCACAGCTTTTTACCCATTACCCGATGTTACATTTCATTATTAAATGTATCGGTGTAGGTTATTTACTTTATTTAGCTTGGCTAATTGCAAAAAGCAGCTCTGAGCTTAAAAGCGACACCCAGACAAAGCCATTTTCATTTATGAAAGGGGCATTATTTCAATGGGTCAATGCTAAAGCCTGGATTGTAGCAACCGGCGCAATCGCAGCATTTACCTCAAGTGGTGGTGATTTAGTAAGCCAGCAAATGATTATCTCACTTACATTCTTTTTTGTGTCATTTCCCTGTGTAGGTGTGTGGTTGTTATTCGGTTCACTGTTACAAAATGCCTTAAACAGTGCCGCTCAGCGACGTGTATTTAATTTATCGATGGCAGGATTATTAGTGTTATCCGTACTGCCTGTAATGCACGAAATCATCACACAGCTATTTTGGTAA
- a CDS encoding LysR family transcriptional regulator: protein MLNNIWLRTYITLVETKSFTKTADLLAMTQPGVSQHLQKLESYCGKPLIKRYGKAFEITEQGKIVYEYALSTFKGHSNLLEQLSFDDKHSGVCRIACSGANALSLYEQLVALQVKFPHLVCELEIAPNERILHHIQQGTVDLGIVSHYPIDKGFTATHLTHERIVVALAKSWRAKVSSFDDLCQRGFINHPDGKHYLTMVLNHLKMPASRVESIHVSGYINQLNQILLPVSRGLGFTVLPQIAITHSPFKESLCEFELSNIITQPRYLVKKSQRDLPARFALVTDTINTVFEYAKEHLPK from the coding sequence ATGTTAAATAACATATGGTTAAGAACCTATATCACCCTTGTTGAGACAAAAAGTTTTACTAAAACTGCCGACTTATTAGCGATGACGCAGCCAGGGGTGAGTCAGCATTTGCAGAAATTAGAGAGTTACTGTGGCAAGCCGCTAATTAAACGTTATGGCAAAGCGTTTGAGATTACAGAGCAAGGCAAGATAGTGTATGAGTATGCATTGTCGACGTTTAAAGGTCATTCTAATTTGTTAGAGCAGCTTAGCTTTGATGATAAGCATAGCGGTGTCTGTCGCATTGCGTGCTCTGGAGCTAATGCGCTATCACTCTATGAGCAGTTAGTAGCTCTGCAAGTTAAATTTCCACACCTTGTATGTGAACTTGAAATCGCACCTAATGAACGTATTTTGCATCACATTCAACAGGGGACGGTTGATCTTGGTATCGTAAGTCATTATCCCATTGATAAAGGCTTTACAGCTACGCACTTAACCCATGAACGAATCGTGGTGGCGTTGGCAAAATCTTGGCGCGCTAAAGTGAGCTCGTTTGATGACTTATGTCAGCGCGGTTTTATTAATCACCCTGATGGAAAGCATTACCTTACGATGGTATTAAATCATCTTAAAATGCCTGCTAGTAGGGTTGAGTCAATACATGTTAGCGGTTACATCAATCAGCTTAACCAAATACTGTTGCCTGTTTCCAGGGGGTTAGGGTTTACCGTATTGCCTCAAATTGCAATTACGCATTCGCCCTTTAAAGAATCACTTTGTGAATTTGAGCTATCAAACATCATTACACAGCCGAGGTACCTTGTTAAAAAATCTCAGCGAGACTTACCAGCACGTTTTGCTTTGGTTACTGATACGATTAACACTGTTTTTGAATATGCCAAGGAGCACTTACCAAAATAG
- a CDS encoding lactoylglutathione lyase family protein, which produces MSHTYPRSFSHIGISVPDLEAAVKFYTEVLGWYLIMKPTEIVEDTSPIGEMCTDVFGAGWERFRIAHLSTGDRIGVELFEFKNQENPEDNFEYWKTGIFHFCVQDPDVEGLAEKIVAAGGKKRMAKPRYYYPGEKPYRMIYMEDPFGNILEIYSHSYELHYASGAYN; this is translated from the coding sequence ATGTCACACACTTACCCAAGAAGTTTTTCGCACATTGGTATCTCTGTGCCAGATCTGGAAGCTGCAGTAAAATTCTACACAGAAGTGTTAGGCTGGTATCTAATTATGAAGCCCACTGAAATCGTTGAAGACACCTCGCCTATCGGCGAAATGTGCACCGACGTATTTGGTGCTGGCTGGGAACGATTTCGCATTGCACACTTATCGACAGGCGACCGTATTGGTGTTGAATTGTTTGAATTTAAAAACCAAGAAAACCCTGAAGATAACTTTGAATATTGGAAAACAGGTATTTTCCACTTTTGTGTGCAAGACCCAGATGTAGAAGGATTAGCTGAGAAAATCGTTGCTGCTGGCGGTAAAAAGCGTATGGCAAAACCACGCTACTATTACCCAGGTGAAAAGCCATACCGTATGATTTACATGGAAGACCCATTTGGCAATATTTTAGAAATTTACAGCCACAGTTACGAATTACACTACGCAAGTGGTGCCTATAACTAA
- a CDS encoding DUF2834 domain-containing protein yields MKYFYLFATIAGTVIPLSAIFPWFMANGFNLKLLFQAVSASSVGLFAWLDVLIAAITLIGFIVVDAKVNKIAYWYLAIIGTVCVGVSCGLPLYLYLRTRQHEAQLSDAQPL; encoded by the coding sequence ATGAAATACTTTTACTTATTCGCCACGATTGCCGGCACGGTAATTCCCCTTAGTGCCATTTTTCCATGGTTCATGGCTAACGGTTTTAATTTAAAGTTACTTTTTCAAGCTGTCTCAGCTAGCTCAGTAGGTCTCTTTGCTTGGCTTGATGTGCTGATTGCTGCCATCACATTAATTGGTTTCATTGTGGTCGATGCAAAAGTCAATAAAATCGCTTACTGGTATTTAGCAATTATTGGCACCGTATGTGTTGGGGTGTCATGTGGCTTGCCACTCTATTTATATTTACGCACCCGGCAACACGAGGCACAATTAAGCGACGCTCAGCCGCTTTAG
- a CDS encoding spondin domain-containing protein produces the protein MRLSKILIPAACLALVACGDDDNDTMTVEPPVVTPPVTMTYEFMVTAVNLTQAQPMSPLGSALHTSGQFWQIGEMASEPLEVLAESGDNSGLLALDVVNSSASSAGVLMPGEKAEIMLTTEMIEGQKLSLISMMVNTNDGFTGLNAIDVSSMSVGDMQYYKTFAYDAGTEANSEAAGTIPGPADGGEGFNSAREELNKVAMHPGVVGQEDGLGTSVLTSLHKFDNPLLAVTVTRVK, from the coding sequence ATGAGACTTAGTAAAATATTGATCCCAGCAGCATGTTTAGCGCTTGTTGCATGTGGTGATGACGATAATGACACTATGACCGTTGAACCGCCGGTAGTTACACCACCGGTTACAATGACCTATGAATTTATGGTTACTGCTGTCAATTTGACGCAAGCCCAACCTATGTCGCCACTTGGCAGTGCGTTACATACCTCAGGTCAATTTTGGCAAATTGGTGAAATGGCATCTGAACCTCTCGAAGTATTGGCAGAGTCGGGAGACAATTCAGGCCTGCTAGCGCTGGATGTCGTTAATAGTAGTGCATCAAGTGCGGGTGTATTAATGCCAGGCGAAAAAGCAGAAATAATGCTGACAACAGAAATGATTGAAGGTCAAAAATTATCATTAATTTCGATGATGGTGAATACAAATGATGGCTTCACCGGTCTTAATGCAATAGATGTTTCTTCCATGAGTGTTGGTGATATGCAGTACTATAAAACCTTTGCTTATGATGCGGGCACAGAAGCTAACTCAGAAGCGGCCGGAACGATACCTGGTCCTGCCGATGGTGGTGAAGGCTTTAACAGTGCGCGTGAAGAATTAAATAAAGTTGCGATGCACCCAGGAGTAGTTGGACAAGAAGATGGATTAGGTACTTCGGTACTTACCAGTCTTCACAAGTTTGATAATCCGTTGTTGGCTGTCACCGTAACACGCGTTAAATAG
- a CDS encoding type II secretion system protein translates to MTAHRGFTLIEMILVIVVLGVIAIVAAPKFLSVSRDANVATIKQVAAGLEQLTDSIYAKAVIQHKHKVSNESVVINGVNINTYFGAPQEIWNNALGNLMEGDFSYVGNGYYDLGSSLVSSYQCQQRLCVIDQTPGSYVNNSIQGWGLFIFPKGYRLQDGCYAYYAFAENGSQVTEKVSAWVVQGC, encoded by the coding sequence ATGACTGCTCACCGAGGCTTTACCCTTATTGAAATGATTTTAGTGATTGTTGTGCTTGGCGTCATTGCGATAGTTGCAGCACCTAAGTTTTTGTCAGTAAGTCGCGATGCTAATGTTGCCACAATCAAACAAGTGGCAGCAGGGCTAGAGCAATTAACTGACAGTATTTATGCTAAGGCGGTAATTCAACATAAACACAAAGTGAGTAATGAATCCGTAGTGATTAATGGTGTTAACATCAATACTTACTTTGGCGCACCGCAAGAGATTTGGAATAATGCCTTAGGTAACTTGATGGAGGGAGACTTTAGTTATGTGGGTAACGGTTATTATGATTTAGGCTCAAGCTTAGTTTCAAGTTATCAGTGCCAGCAGCGTTTATGCGTGATTGATCAAACTCCTGGATCGTATGTTAATAACAGTATTCAAGGGTGGGGCCTCTTTATTTTTCCTAAGGGCTATCGTTTGCAAGATGGGTGCTATGCATATTACGCGTTTGCCGAAAATGGCAGTCAAGTTACAGAGAAAGTGAGTGCATGGGTTGTGCAAGGTTGCTAG
- a CDS encoding DUF2695 domain-containing protein: MDKEQKKKLKAQFKQNEHEKLVASLPLSIEVLKDLLSFLNREDAPNCDHTLRETTDFLISRNLNPEKIIPWLNEHGGFCDCEVIFNVYDDVGDIVGWHLEE; encoded by the coding sequence ATGGACAAAGAACAGAAGAAAAAACTCAAAGCTCAGTTCAAGCAAAATGAACATGAAAAATTAGTAGCTTCATTACCGTTATCAATTGAAGTATTAAAAGATCTCTTATCGTTTCTAAATAGAGAAGATGCTCCAAATTGTGATCACACACTAAGAGAAACAACGGATTTTTTAATTAGTCGTAATTTAAACCCTGAAAAAATAATTCCTTGGTTAAATGAACATGGCGGTTTTTGTGATTGCGAGGTTATTTTTAATGTCTATGATGATGTCGGTGATATTGTTGGTTGGCATCTAGAAGAGTAA
- a CDS encoding response regulator transcription factor, whose amino-acid sequence MMQHSVLIVENDFDIAGLVQVHLTELNLLVDHVTTGDAALTKLTKQDYQIVLLDIMLPGIDGLSLCREIKTKMPHVSVVFLSSKNSEMDRIIGLEMGADDYICKPFSYRELQARIKTQLRHIRLLQQNQTQPALTTPQHQALNFGALHIDPASHEVRFEGEDLPLTATEFELMVFFAKHPNQVFSRSQLLESVWGYGHCGYEHTVNSHINRLRGKLEKYAKQHVIETVWGVGYKLNAKSLAVAAL is encoded by the coding sequence ATGATGCAACACTCGGTATTAATTGTTGAAAATGATTTTGATATTGCGGGGTTAGTGCAAGTTCATTTAACTGAACTTAACTTGTTGGTAGATCATGTTACGACAGGTGACGCTGCACTGACTAAATTAACAAAGCAAGACTATCAAATTGTTTTGCTGGATATTATGTTGCCTGGCATAGACGGGTTAAGCTTGTGCCGTGAAATCAAAACAAAAATGCCTCATGTAAGCGTTGTCTTTCTCTCCTCTAAAAATAGTGAAATGGATCGCATTATTGGTCTTGAAATGGGCGCTGATGACTATATCTGTAAGCCGTTTAGTTATCGCGAACTGCAAGCGCGCATAAAAACACAGTTGCGTCATATTCGCTTATTGCAACAAAATCAAACCCAACCAGCACTCACAACCCCTCAACACCAAGCGCTAAATTTTGGTGCATTACACATTGACCCTGCAAGTCATGAAGTGCGATTTGAAGGAGAAGACTTACCCCTTACTGCCACTGAGTTTGAGTTGATGGTCTTTTTTGCGAAACACCCAAATCAGGTTTTTTCTAGAAGCCAGTTATTAGAGTCGGTGTGGGGCTATGGACATTGTGGCTATGAGCATACAGTTAACTCGCATATAAACCGTTTGCGTGGCAAATTAGAAAAGTATGCGAAACAACATGTTATTGAAACTGTATGGGGAGTAGGTTACAAACTTAATGCTAAATCGTTGGCGGTTGCGGCACTTTGA
- a CDS encoding alkaline phosphatase PhoX codes for MVSRRQFTKNTVRLAFMGLSSSLLGCAINPSANPTRVKTPSVRGYGNLVTDKNALIDLPKGFSYRVISSLNNKMSDGLTVPDRADGMGCFALDNERVALVRNHELSPQQLAEASTEIQHHVSEFAYDTHNHKVALPGGTTHIIYNLRTKKVEREFYSLVGTIRNCAGGITPWGSWLTCEESVATPDGEISQSHGYVFEVPANATGLVEAKPLRAMGRFNHEAAAVDPRTGIVYLTEDRGDSLFYRFIPNVKTKLHLGGQLQALVFKYAKQFDTRNWQASDLPLGQWFEVEWIDIENPESPEDDLRQRGFEAGAAVFARGEGIHFGENELYFCCTNGGLKQLGQIMRYQPSAFEGTKDEVKHPALLQLFLESSDKSLYNFGDNLTVTPKGHLLVCEDQYSLIPNNYLRGVTPSGEVYPFAKININTEPAGACFSPDGSVLFVNLYSPTRTLAITGPWHEFENVIV; via the coding sequence ATGGTTTCACGTAGGCAATTTACTAAAAACACAGTCAGATTAGCTTTTATGGGTTTAAGCAGCAGCTTACTCGGTTGTGCTATTAATCCTTCAGCTAACCCTACTCGAGTCAAAACCCCGAGTGTTAGAGGGTACGGCAATTTAGTAACTGATAAGAATGCATTAATTGACCTGCCAAAAGGATTTAGCTACCGCGTTATATCTTCTCTAAATAATAAAATGAGTGATGGCTTAACGGTGCCAGATCGCGCTGATGGCATGGGCTGTTTTGCACTTGATAATGAGCGCGTTGCGTTGGTTCGTAATCATGAATTAAGTCCGCAGCAGTTGGCTGAGGCGTCGACTGAAATACAACATCACGTTAGTGAATTTGCCTATGATACGCACAACCATAAAGTGGCATTACCTGGTGGTACGACTCACATTATTTATAATTTACGCACGAAAAAAGTGGAACGTGAATTTTATAGTTTAGTGGGCACAATTCGTAATTGTGCTGGTGGTATAACCCCTTGGGGCAGTTGGCTAACTTGTGAAGAATCTGTCGCAACCCCTGACGGAGAAATTAGTCAATCACATGGCTATGTATTTGAGGTGCCAGCAAACGCAACAGGGTTGGTAGAGGCAAAACCACTCCGCGCTATGGGGCGGTTTAATCATGAAGCAGCTGCGGTCGACCCCCGTACGGGCATTGTCTATCTCACAGAGGATAGAGGCGATAGCTTGTTTTATCGTTTTATACCAAACGTAAAAACAAAACTGCATTTGGGAGGACAATTGCAAGCGCTTGTTTTTAAGTACGCTAAGCAGTTTGACACACGAAATTGGCAGGCATCGGATTTACCTCTTGGACAGTGGTTTGAAGTGGAATGGATAGATATTGAAAACCCTGAAAGCCCAGAAGACGACCTACGTCAACGTGGTTTTGAAGCGGGTGCGGCGGTTTTTGCCCGTGGCGAAGGCATTCATTTTGGTGAAAACGAACTTTATTTTTGCTGTACTAACGGTGGATTAAAGCAGCTTGGTCAAATTATGCGATATCAACCTTCAGCCTTTGAAGGCACAAAAGATGAGGTAAAACACCCCGCGTTATTGCAGCTGTTTTTAGAAAGTAGCGATAAGTCATTGTATAACTTTGGTGATAACTTAACGGTAACGCCAAAAGGACATTTATTGGTATGTGAAGACCAATACAGTTTGATCCCGAATAACTATTTGCGTGGTGTAACTCCGAGCGGTGAGGTGTATCCATTTGCAAAAATAAATATTAATACCGAACCGGCTGGAGCGTGTTTTTCGCCTGATGGAAGCGTACTCTTTGTTAACTTATATTCGCCAACGCGTACCTTAGCAATTACCGGTCCATGGCATGAGTTTGAAAATGTAATTGTGTAA
- a CDS encoding spondin domain-containing protein — MKTQILSLFATTALIAASNANAADIDVKITNLTQGIYFTPLLVTAHSSDAMLYKLGEAASPELQAMAEGGSLDGLVAIVDSIGADTMANPAGGLLAPASSTMTNIMTSDGNTQLSIVGMMLPTNDGFVGLNSWSIPSEVGTYTIYLNAYDAGTEANNELVKDGSGAPGELGIPAAPGVAPGENGTGVTTTEENKMIHVHRGNLGDDNASGGSSDLHNTVHRWLNPVAKVTVTVK; from the coding sequence ATGAAGACACAAATCCTTTCGCTTTTTGCCACCACTGCACTGATCGCAGCAAGTAATGCAAATGCAGCAGATATAGATGTAAAAATTACTAACTTAACACAAGGTATTTATTTTACACCGCTTCTTGTAACAGCTCATTCTAGTGATGCGATGTTGTATAAATTAGGTGAAGCGGCTTCACCTGAACTGCAAGCCATGGCTGAAGGCGGCAGTTTAGATGGGCTTGTAGCAATTGTTGATAGTATTGGCGCAGATACCATGGCAAACCCTGCTGGTGGTTTATTAGCACCTGCTTCAAGTACCATGACTAACATTATGACAAGTGATGGCAATACCCAGTTATCAATCGTCGGTATGATGTTACCAACCAATGATGGCTTTGTAGGCCTAAATAGTTGGAGCATTCCAAGCGAAGTGGGCACTTACACTATTTATTTAAATGCGTATGATGCGGGTACTGAAGCCAATAATGAGTTAGTAAAAGATGGATCTGGCGCACCGGGTGAATTGGGTATTCCAGCAGCACCTGGCGTTGCTCCGGGCGAAAATGGCACCGGCGTAACGACTACAGAAGAAAATAAAATGATTCATGTTCATCGTGGTAATCTGGGTGATGACAATGCTTCTGGCGGTAGTAGTGACTTACATAATACAGTTCACCGCTGGTTAAACCCGGTTGCTAAAGTAACTGTAACTGTGAAGTAA
- a CDS encoding SMI1/KNR4 family protein, with translation MIEVKNSYKTIDIDDIDQAQKALSIKLPEQYAEFLLKHNGGTIFPDGVMVDGKHFDFVAYLYSIKNKLAVDDLVTKCNELKGMVLDHYLPFGESPGGDVFCFSLLKHELGAVYYWDHEEANYEGEPWEYNMTKVADSFSMFIEQLYDCDE, from the coding sequence TTGATTGAAGTAAAAAACTCCTATAAAACCATTGACATTGATGATATTGATCAAGCGCAAAAAGCTCTTTCTATTAAACTCCCAGAGCAATATGCTGAATTCCTCTTAAAGCACAATGGTGGAACAATATTTCCAGATGGTGTTATGGTTGATGGCAAACATTTTGATTTCGTAGCTTATCTTTACTCTATAAAAAATAAATTAGCGGTTGATGACTTAGTAACAAAATGCAATGAGTTAAAGGGCATGGTTTTAGATCATTATCTCCCATTTGGAGAAAGCCCGGGAGGTGATGTTTTCTGTTTTAGTCTACTCAAACATGAGCTTGGTGCTGTTTACTACTGGGATCATGAAGAGGCAAATTATGAGGGAGAGCCTTGGGAATACAACATGACCAAAGTAGCTGATAGCTTCAGTATGTTTATTGAACAATTATACGATTGTGATGAATAA
- a CDS encoding alpha/beta fold hydrolase: protein MAYSLQRLASKKLIFLSLIVLTGYCLLRVAAFFVHQPVPLSGDYFSFEGKQVRYVCTGSGKPYVFFESGYGDDSQEVWLPISEQLPETFTSCYYDRLGHGGSDDIPTNFTTEQKAEVQASLIQHIAGDNPVILVARSYGGIISRRTAAKANINLAALILLDSAHENQHEILRGTFSPISSYVQLWHYADPILGISDIKNLFKKYDSSLTQRLDQYYSSLRYANVMAAYRNEGGFFTPLENYNYDFGDLKMVVMSHDREAYKAAPRFYNVGDKWADMQKSIAQLSRNSEHIVVKGATHNIPGDAPEAVVAKILETVRFVSN from the coding sequence GTGGCTTATTCTCTTCAACGCCTTGCCTCAAAAAAACTTATCTTTCTTAGTTTAATTGTTTTAACTGGTTACTGTTTACTGCGAGTTGCCGCTTTTTTTGTTCATCAGCCGGTTCCTCTATCAGGTGACTATTTCTCATTTGAAGGTAAACAAGTTAGGTATGTCTGCACAGGAAGCGGAAAACCGTATGTATTTTTTGAATCTGGTTATGGTGATGACTCCCAAGAGGTCTGGTTACCAATTTCTGAGCAATTACCAGAGACATTTACGTCATGCTATTACGACCGATTAGGTCATGGTGGCAGTGACGATATTCCAACAAATTTTACGACAGAGCAGAAGGCTGAAGTTCAAGCATCGCTAATACAACATATTGCGGGTGACAATCCGGTGATTTTAGTTGCTCGGTCATACGGCGGCATTATCTCAAGACGCACCGCTGCTAAAGCCAACATTAATTTAGCTGCGCTAATATTGTTAGACTCAGCTCATGAGAATCAACATGAAATATTACGCGGGACTTTCTCTCCTATCTCTTCCTATGTGCAACTTTGGCATTATGCAGATCCAATCCTGGGGATATCCGATATCAAGAACCTGTTTAAGAAATATGACTCTTCATTGACCCAAAGGCTAGACCAATACTATTCCAGCCTTCGATATGCCAATGTGATGGCTGCTTACCGAAACGAAGGTGGCTTCTTCACGCCCTTAGAGAACTATAATTATGACTTCGGCGACTTAAAAATGGTGGTAATGAGTCATGACCGAGAAGCTTATAAAGCGGCTCCTCGTTTTTACAACGTCGGTGATAAGTGGGCAGACATGCAAAAAAGTATCGCGCAACTTTCTCGCAATTCAGAGCATATAGTTGTGAAAGGTGCCACACATAACATTCCGGGCGATGCACCTGAAGCGGTGGTAGCCAAAATCCTTGAGACAGTTAGGTTTGTTTCGAACTAA
- a CDS encoding nuclear transport factor 2 family protein, with translation MNKPSINIAALLKPHWSAQDKEKAEAVIAFIQLIMNDHNFDEVTKQYGQNSYKQHNRTMADNIEGVVKTVSNLVKTSPEFSYDVKHVFVDGDYVIVHSHATLKRKHRGDDSQGFNIIDTWRLENGQLVEHWDAVQGLSFSMRLYSLMVGGKVRNSNGVF, from the coding sequence ATGAACAAGCCAAGTATTAATATTGCAGCCTTATTGAAGCCCCATTGGTCGGCACAAGACAAAGAAAAAGCAGAAGCAGTTATCGCTTTTATTCAACTGATAATGAACGATCACAACTTTGACGAAGTTACTAAGCAGTATGGCCAAAATAGTTATAAACAACATAACCGTACTATGGCTGACAATATTGAAGGCGTAGTGAAAACCGTGAGCAATCTTGTAAAAACATCGCCTGAATTTAGTTACGATGTTAAACATGTATTTGTTGATGGTGATTACGTTATTGTTCACTCACATGCGACACTTAAGCGCAAACATCGTGGTGATGATTCGCAAGGTTTCAATATTATCGATACATGGCGTTTAGAAAATGGCCAATTAGTAGAGCATTGGGATGCCGTGCAAGGTTTAAGTTTTTCGATGCGTTTATACAGTTTGATGGTGGGTGGTAAAGTGCGAAATAGTAATGGTGTGTTTTAA
- the bla gene encoding subclass B1 metallo-beta-lactamase: MVGKCALFSFFLASLSLSAADSQLTITPLSEGVYEHISYQQVGKWGNVAARGLVVVDDKDAYIIDTPWSNDDTLKLVEWAKDQGFMLKAAVVTHFHQDASGGLDVLNKRNIPTYAYQETNRLLKQHKGLSAKHTIEETPFSLLQDKIDVFYPGGGHTADNVVVWLEQHQMLFAGCFVKGLNSKHLGNLEDAVVAQWPTSIENTLNTYPTIKQVFPGHGRSGDQSLLLHTAKLAENYLAEQKSNPSSGSILKAH; this comes from the coding sequence ATGGTTGGTAAATGTGCGCTATTCTCGTTTTTTCTTGCGAGTTTAAGCCTGAGTGCAGCTGACTCACAGTTAACTATTACACCATTAAGTGAAGGTGTTTATGAGCACATTTCTTACCAACAAGTCGGTAAGTGGGGCAATGTTGCAGCACGAGGTTTGGTTGTTGTTGATGATAAAGATGCATACATAATTGATACGCCATGGTCGAATGATGACACGCTCAAACTTGTTGAATGGGCAAAAGATCAAGGTTTTATGCTTAAAGCCGCAGTTGTCACGCATTTTCATCAAGATGCAAGTGGTGGTCTTGATGTGTTAAACAAGCGCAATATTCCGACATATGCTTATCAAGAAACAAACCGTTTACTAAAACAACATAAAGGCTTATCTGCCAAACACACTATTGAAGAAACCCCGTTTTCCTTGTTGCAAGATAAAATAGACGTATTTTATCCGGGTGGTGGCCATACTGCTGATAACGTTGTGGTGTGGTTAGAACAACATCAAATGCTATTTGCGGGTTGCTTTGTAAAGGGGCTTAACAGCAAGCATTTAGGAAACTTGGAAGATGCAGTTGTTGCACAGTGGCCGACATCGATTGAAAATACTCTAAATACGTACCCAACTATCAAACAAGTGTTTCCGGGACACGGTCGCTCTGGCGATCAGTCATTACTACTTCATACCGCCAAGCTTGCTGAAAATTACCTCGCAGAGCAAAAAAGTAATCCTAGTTCAGGGTCAATATTAAAAGCGCACTAA